The following proteins are encoded in a genomic region of Pungitius pungitius chromosome 19, fPunPun2.1, whole genome shotgun sequence:
- the LOC119198591 gene encoding guanine nucleotide-binding protein G(olf) subunit alpha-like — MGCLGGKTEEERLDEKAKREANKKIERQLQKERQTYKATHRLLLLGAGESGKSTIVKQMRILHVDGFNAEEKQQKVQDIRKNVKDAIVTIVAAMTTLTPPIPLGNPGNEFRLEYVKSIAPLSDFEYTEDFFEHTQKLWEDDGVKMCFERANEYQLIDCAKYFLDRLDSVRRTDYTPNDQDLLRCRVLTSGIFETRFQVDKVNFHMFDVGGQRDERRKWIQCFNDVTAIIFVAASSSYNMVIREDNSTNRLRESLDLFRSIWTNRFLKTISVILFLNKQDVLADKILAGKSKLEDYFPEYSNYQVSAEAVPDADEDPQVTRAKFFIRDEFLRISTASGEGKHYCYPHFTCAIDTENIRRVFNDCRDIIQRMHLRQYELL, encoded by the exons ATGGGATGTCTGGGAGGGAAGACCGAGGAAGAACGGCTGGATGAAAAAGCAAAGAGAGAAGCCAACAAGAAGATCGAGAGACAACTTCAGAAAGAGAGACAAACTTACAAAGCTACACACAGACTACTACTGCTGG GAGCAGGAGAATCGGGCAAAAGCACCATTGTGAAACAGATGAGGATTCTTCATGTTGATGGTTTCAACGCTGA agagaagcagcagaaggtCCAAGACATCAGGAAGAACGTGAAGGACGCCATCGTG aCCATCGTGGCTGCCATGACCACGTTGACTCCTCCCATTCCTCTTGGTAACCCAGGCAATGAGTTCAGACTTGAATACGTCAAGAGCATCGCACCGCTGTCTGACTTTGAATACACAGAG GACTTCTTTGAACACACTCAGAAACTTTGGGAGGACGACGGCGTAAAAATGTGCTTTGAACGCGCCAACGAATATCAGCTGATTGACTGCGCTAAGTA CTTCCTAGACCGGCTGGACTCAGTTCGGAGGACGGACTACACCCCTAATGACCAG GATTTGTTGCGCTGCAGAGTTTTGACTTCAGGGATTTTTGAGACCAGATTTCAGGTCGATAAGGTCAACTTCCA CATGTTTGATGTAGGCGGACAGCGAGACGAACGCAGGAAGTGGATCCAGTGCTTCAATG ATGTGACGGCCATCATCTTCGTGGCGGCAAGCAGCAGCTACAACATGGTGATTAGAGAGGACAACTCCACCAACCGGCTCAGAGAGTCTCTGGACCTCTTCAGGTCTATCTGGACCAATAG gtTCCTGAAGACCATTTCCGTGATCTTGTTCCTGAACAAACAAGATGTTCTCGCTGACAAGATTCTCGCCGGAAAATCTAAACTGGAGGATTATTTCCCAGAATACAGCAACTACCAAGTATCTGCTGAAG ctgTTCCAGATGCGGATGAAGACCCTCAAGTGACCCGAGCCAAGTTCTTCATAAGAGACGAATTTCTG AGGATCAGCACAGCGAGCGGAGAAGGGAAACATTATTGTTATCCTCACTTCACCTGCGCCATCGACACTGAAAACATCCGCCGCGTCTTCAATGACTGCCGTGACATCATCCAGCGAATGCACCTGCGCCAGTACGAGCTGCTCTGA
- the LOC119198817 gene encoding zinc finger and BTB domain-containing protein 14, with amino-acid sequence MAETVKYVDDEHRSIFLKLLNEQRLEGEHCDIAVVVEDVKFRAHRCVLAACSNYFKKLFKKHEVDNSSVIEIDFIRSDIFEEVLNYMYTAKISVQKRDVNLMMSSGQILGIRFLDKLCSQKRDLSSEDKDKFPYDIVKMALPPEAQLATDAEVLGENDDTPTPDDLVGASANQELDKSPTAALRVQEAILKELTNEDVQKVTCYDHDVDMEAEPKELGAEHHATQTLTFAESMGEVKDEQPPGWSTATTDMKFEYLLYGHRDQLACQVCGKTFLDESRLRKHEKLHSADRPFACEICTKAFTTHAHLKEHLKIHTGFKPYRCDVCGKSFIRAPDLKKHERVHSNERPFACQLCEKAFKHKSHLKDHERRHRGEKPFVCPSCNKAFAKASDLKRHENNMHSERKQMNPLQSDTETLQAAAMAAEEQHLDSIGCS; translated from the exons ATGGCGGAGACGGTGAAGTACGTGGATGATGAGCATCGGAGCATCTTCCTGAAGCTGCTGAACGAGCAGCGCCTGGAAGGCGAACACTGTGACATCGCTGTGGTGGTCGAAGACGTCAAGTTCAGAGCTCACCGCTGTGTGCTCGCCGCCTGCTCCAACTACTTCAAAAAACTCTTCAAAAAACATGAG GTGGACAACTCCTCTGTGATTGAGATTGACTTCATTCGCTCTGACATCTTCGAGGAGGTGTTGAACTACATGTACACCGCAAAGATATCAGTGCAGAAAAGAGACGTCAACCTCATGATGTCTTCAGGACAGATACTTGGCATTCGCTTCCTCGACAAACTCTGCTCACAG AAACGAGACCTGTCTTCCGAGGACAAAGACAAGTTCCCCTATGACATTGTGAAGATGGCGCTGCCCCCCGAGGCCCAGCTGGCCACTGATGCCGAG gtgcTCGGGGAAAATGATGACACACCCACCCCGGATGACCTTGTTGGGGCGTCGGCCAATCAGGAGCTGGATAAGTCTCCCACTGCTGCGCTGCGTGTCCAGGAGGCCATCCTGAAGGAACTGACCAATGAGGACGTACAAAAG GTAACCTGCTACGACCACGACGTTGACATGGAGGCGGAGCCTAAAGAGCTAGGGGCGGAGCACCACGCCACCCAGACCCTGACTTTTGCAGAAAGTATGGGGGAGGTGAAAGACGAGCAGCCGCCCGGCTGGTCCACGGCCACCACCGACATGAAGTTTGAGTACCTGCTGTACGGACACCGGGACCAACTCGCATGCCAGGTGTGTGGGAAGACCTTCCTGGACGAGAGCCGACTAAG AAAACATGAGAAGCTTCATTCAGCAGATCGGCCATTTGCCTGTGAGATTTGCACCAAGGCTTTCACCACTCATGCTCACCTGAAAG AGCACCTGAAGATCCACACAGGCTTTAAGCCGTACAGATGTGACGTTTGTGGGAAATCGTTCATTCGAGCTCCAGACCTGAAGAAACACGAACGAGTTCACAGCAACGAGAGGCCTTTTGCCTGCCAGTTGTGTGAAAAG GCGTTTAAACACAAATCTCACCTGAAGGACCATGAGAGGAGACATCGAGGAGAGAAACCCTTCGTCTGTCCGTCCTGCAACAAGGCCTTCGCCAAG GCCTCTGATCTGAAGCGACATGAGAACAACATGCACAGCGAGAGGAAGCAGATGAATCCACTGCAGAGCGACACGGAGACACTGCAGGCGGCTGCCATGGCTGCTGAGGAGCAACATCTGGACAGCATCGGCTGCTCCTAA